Proteins encoded together in one Lathyrus oleraceus cultivar Zhongwan6 chromosome 5, CAAS_Psat_ZW6_1.0, whole genome shotgun sequence window:
- the LOC127086097 gene encoding phosphatidylinositol/phosphatidylcholine transfer protein SFH13, which yields MSGFEGQCSNDEIRERRSDVENSEDERRQYSKIGTFKKKAMNASSKFTHSLKKRGKKKIDYRVPSVAIEDVRDAREETAVLELRQRLVERGSLPPKHDDYHSLLRFLKARDFNIENTIQMWEEMLVWRKEYGTDTILEDFEFEELEGVLQYYPQGYHGVDKEGRPVYIERLGKAHPSRLMRITTIDRYLRYHVQEFEKALHEKFPACSIAAKRQIFSTTTILDVQGLGIKNFSPTATNLLSSIAKIDSCYYPETLHQMYIVNAGTGFKKMLWPAAQKFLDPKTTAKIQILESKSLYKLQEVIDSSQLPDFLGGSCTCSRDGGCLKTNKGPWNDHNIMKLVRNAEGTFVRQITRASNEQHNFDSFQLQSLKERCSGSSTAESGSDFNDYSSPTRQRSGNYPRLAPVREEVRAPDANGYYSCDDSALSAQNVIESDQLHLTRMQSLQINDTGNVAYRTNSEGALVSNLLSVIKEKIAKVNFLYVPQALASFIERLVGFIFSLRFEFWRTPNIVHPSNSTDRDINNHSEAIEAATERECILPCEQRLQRLEKVFDELNKKPDGMPLEKEKMLMDSLDRIKSVEFDLEKTKRVLHAAVMKQLEITDLLENMKQPKFRQRRLLC from the exons ATGTCAG GATTTGAAGGGCAATGTAGTAATGATGAAATTAGGGAGAGGAGATCGGATGTTGAGAATTCGGAAGATGAGAGGCGGCAGTATTCTAAAATCGGAACATTCAAGAAGAAGGCGATGAATGCATCTTCTAAATTCACTCATTCACTTAAGAAGAGAGGGAAAAAGAAAATTGATTATAGGGTTCCGTCGGTGGCTATTGAGGATGTGAGAGATGCGAGAGAGGAGACTGCTGTGCTTGAATTGCGCCAAAGACTTGTTGAAAGGGGAAGTTTGCCTCCAAAGCATGACGATTATCATTCGTTGTTGAG GTTTCTTAAAGCTAGGGATTTTAATATTGAGAACACAATTCAGATGTGGGAAGAAATGCTTGTGTGGCGAAAGGAATATGGAACTGATACAATTCTTGAG GATTTTGAATTTGAAGAGCTGGAAGGAGTATTGCAGTATTATCCTCAAGGTTACCATGGAGTCGATAAGGAAGGTAGGCCAGTTTACATTGAGAGGCTTGGGAAAGCTCATCCAAGCCGCTTGATGCGCATCACCACAATAGATCGATATTTGAGATACCATGTCCAGGAGTTCGAGAAGGCTCTGCATGAGAAATTTCCCGCATGTTCCATTGCAGCAAAGAGACAGATTTTTTCGACGACTACAATATTGGATGTACAAGGCTTG GGAATAAAGAATTTCTCACCTACTGCAACAAATCTCTTGTCTTCCATAGCTAAAATAGATAGCTGCTACTATCCTGAG ACATTACATCAAATGTACATTGTGAATGCTGGTACTGGCTTTAAGAAGATGCTTTGGCCTGCTGCACAGAAATTTCTTGATCCCAAAACTACTGCAAAGATACAG ATTCTTGAATCTAAGTCTCTATATAAATTACAGGAAGTCATTGACTCTAG TCAGTTGCCAGATTTTCTAGGTGGTTCATGTACATGTTCCCGCGATGGTGGATGTCTTAAGACTAACAAGGGTCCATGGAATGATCATAATATCATGAAG cTTGTACGTAATGCGGAGGGAACTTTTGTGAGGCAAATCACCAGGGCGTCCAATGAACAGCACAATTTTGACTCCTTTCAGTTACAATCACTGAAG GAGCGATGCAGTGGCTCGTCAACAGCAGAATCAGGGTCTGATTTTAATGATTACTCATCTCCTACCAGACAACGGAGCGGTAATTATCCTCGTTTAGCACCAGTTCGTGAAGAA GTAAGGGCACCAGACGCCAATGGCTACTACAGCTGTGACGATAGTGCTCTATCGGCTCAGAATGTGATTGAAAGTGACCAACTTCATCTTACTCGAATGCAGTCCTTGCAAATTAATGATACCGGAAATGTTGCTTATAGGACAAATTCAGAAG GTGCTTTGGTCAGCAATTTGTTAAGTGTTATCAAGGAAAAAATAGCTAAAGTAAATTTCTTATATGTGCCACAAGCGCTGGCATCCTTCATTGAAAGACTTGTTGGGTTCATCTTCAGCCTAAGATTTGAATTTTGGAGAACACCTAACATTGTTCACCCATCAAATTCCACGGATCGTGACATTAATAACCATTCAGAAGCTATTGAAGCAGCTACTGAAAGAGAGTGCATTCTTCCATGCGAACAACGTCTTCAGAGACTAGAAAAAGTATTCGACGAACTTAACAAGAAACCCGATGGCATGCCTTTGGAGAAGGAGAAAATGCTTATGGATTCCTTGGATAGAATAAAGTCCGTTGAGTTTGACCTTGAGAAGACAAAGAGG GTACTACACGCCGCTGTGATGAAGCAGCTTGAAATTACTGATTTACTGGAGAATATGAAGCAGCCAAAGTTTCGA CAAAGAAGGCTATTATGTTGA
- the LOC127086095 gene encoding actin-related protein 8 isoform X2 has protein sequence MSMLLRKLLEIMLRRNPTCSDEENQVLERGDLGELDQLPSDILTHQSDPSWDSVFFAETNLTSGYPIPSFVGQRPQLSFKHIYGQRAQVPGAIIIDGGSGYCKFGWSKYACPSGRSATFLEFGNIESPMYTRLRHFFATIYNRMQVKPNNQPVIVSIPICHYEDTESARASRRQLKEAIYASLFDLNVPSVCAVNQATLALYAAKRTSGIVVNIGFQVTSVVPIFNGKVMRKIGVEVLGFGALKVTGFLKEKMQLNNLNFQSLYTVRALKENLCYVALDYEAELLKKNTQASFQAAGDGLFTLSKERFQTAEVLFKPHLAGMQEMGLHHAIALCMEHCHCADLPGESDWYKTVVLSGGTACLPGLAERLEKELHSLLPPFVSNGIRVTPPPYGVDTPWFGAKMIGNLSTFPGPWCVEKSKFRQKPRLSLIW, from the exons TGTTCCGATGAAGAAAACCAAGTCTTGGAGCGTGGTGATTTGGGTGAATTGGATCAACTACCTAGTGATATCTTG ACTCATCAATCTGATCCTTCTTGGGATTCTGTTTTCTTTGCTGAAACTAATTTGACTTCTGGTTACCCTATTCC ATCCTTTGTTGGTCAGAGGCCACAGTTGTCATTCAAACATATCTATGGCCAAAGAGCACAAGTTCCCGGTGCTATTATCATTGATG GCGGTTCTGGCTATTGCAAATTTGGTTGGAGCAAATACGCTTGTCCGTCAGGACGATCCGCAACATTTTTG GAATTCGGCAACATTGAGTCGCCAATGTATACTAGACTTCGACATTTTTTCGCAACTATTTATAACAG GATGCAGGTGAAACCGAATAATCAACCGGTTATTGTTTCTATACCGATATGCCATTATGAAG ATACTGAATCAGCCAGAGCATCGAGACGGCAACTTAAAGAAGCGATTTATGCTTCCCTTTTCGACTTGAATGTTCCTTCTGTTTGTGCTGTCAACCAG GCGACTCTAGCTTTATATGCTGCGAAACGAACTTCTGGAATAGTGGTTAATATAGGTTTTCAAGTCACATCGGTAGTTCCAA TTTTTAATGGTAAAGTAATGCGCAAGATCGGTGTGGAAGTTTTGGGATTCGGAGCGCTGAAAGTTACGGGATTTCTCAAGGAAAAGATGCAACTGAATAATCTAAATTTTCAATCTTTATACACCGTTCGCGCTTTGAAAGAG AATCTATGCTACGTAGCTCTTGATTACGAAGCGGAGCTATTGAAGAAAAACACACAAGCATCGTTTCAAGCTGCGGGAGATGGATTGTTTACACTTTCGAAAGAACGGTTTCAGACGGCAGAGGTTTTATTCAAGCCGCATCTTGCTGGAAT GCAAGAAATGGGTTTGCACCATGCTATAGCTCTCTGTATGGAGCATTGCCATTGTGCAGATTTACCGGGCGAAAGTGATTGGTACAAAACTGTCGTTTTATCGGGAGGAACCGCATGTTTGCCAGGTTTGGCAG AAAGATTAGAAAAGGAACTCCATAGCTTACTTCCTCCATTCGTGTCGAATGGAATTCGAGTCACACCTCCTCCATACGGCGTCGACACTCCATGGTTTGGAGCGAAAATGATTGGCAAT TTGAGCACATTTCCCGGTCCTTGGTGTGTGGAAAAATCGAAGTTTCGCCAGAAGCCTAGACTCAGTCTCATATGGTGA
- the LOC127086096 gene encoding GPI-anchored protein LLG1, with product MSCSLNQQSFLLCSSLLLIMAISVSSFHPTFLNNTVFDSQILTGRHLLQAKKGCSVNFEFLNYTIITSKCKGPKYPPKPCCGAFKEFACPYADVINDLTNDCASTMFSYINLYGRYPPGLFASECREGKLGLACDALSPSESANDTANQIVHTPSILLALASCIFLMVLF from the exons ATGTCTTGTTCTTTGAATCAACAAAGCTTCTTGCTTTGTTCTTCACTTCTCCTCATCATGGCTATCTCTGTTTCTTCCTTTCATCCAACTTTTCTAAACA ATACTGTTTTTGATTCTCAGATACTTACTGGTCGCCATCTTCTTCAAGCTAAAAAAG GTTGTTCTGTGAATTTCGAGTTTCTAAACTACACAATAATCACAAGCAAATGCAAAGGACCTAAGTACCCTCCAAAACCATGTTGTGGAGCATTTAAAGAGTTTGCTTGTCCTTATGCCGACGTGATCAACGATTTAACGAACGATTGCGCCTCAACCATGTTTAGCTACATCAATCTTTACGGAAGATACCCTCCCGGTCTCTTCGCGAGCGAGTGTCGTGAAGGAAAGCTAGGTTTAGCTTGCGATGCATTATCTCCATCAGAGTCGGCCAATGACACCGCAAATCAAATCGTACATACTCCTTCTATATTACTCGCTCTCGCGTCCTGCATCTTCTTGATGGTTTTATTTTGA
- the LOC127086095 gene encoding actin-related protein 8 isoform X1, with protein MSMLLRKLLEIMLRRNPTCSDEENQVLERGDLGELDQLPSDILVQILRLLGPKEVAKLSVICRSLRFFVSDNRLWLHFLQTHQSDPSWDSVFFAETNLTSGYPIPSFVGQRPQLSFKHIYGQRAQVPGAIIIDGGSGYCKFGWSKYACPSGRSATFLEFGNIESPMYTRLRHFFATIYNRMQVKPNNQPVIVSIPICHYEDTESARASRRQLKEAIYASLFDLNVPSVCAVNQATLALYAAKRTSGIVVNIGFQVTSVVPIFNGKVMRKIGVEVLGFGALKVTGFLKEKMQLNNLNFQSLYTVRALKENLCYVALDYEAELLKKNTQASFQAAGDGLFTLSKERFQTAEVLFKPHLAGMQEMGLHHAIALCMEHCHCADLPGESDWYKTVVLSGGTACLPGLAERLEKELHSLLPPFVSNGIRVTPPPYGVDTPWFGAKMIGNLSTFPGPWCVEKSKFRQKPRLSLIW; from the exons TGTTCCGATGAAGAAAACCAAGTCTTGGAGCGTGGTGATTTGGGTGAATTGGATCAACTACCTAGTGATATCTTGGTACAAATTTTGAGACTTTTGGGTCCCAAAGAGGTTGCGAAACTGAGTGTGATTTGCAGgtctttgagattttttgtatcTGATAATCGCTTATGGCTTCACTTCCTTCAGACTCATCAATCTGATCCTTCTTGGGATTCTGTTTTCTTTGCTGAAACTAATTTGACTTCTGGTTACCCTATTCC ATCCTTTGTTGGTCAGAGGCCACAGTTGTCATTCAAACATATCTATGGCCAAAGAGCACAAGTTCCCGGTGCTATTATCATTGATG GCGGTTCTGGCTATTGCAAATTTGGTTGGAGCAAATACGCTTGTCCGTCAGGACGATCCGCAACATTTTTG GAATTCGGCAACATTGAGTCGCCAATGTATACTAGACTTCGACATTTTTTCGCAACTATTTATAACAG GATGCAGGTGAAACCGAATAATCAACCGGTTATTGTTTCTATACCGATATGCCATTATGAAG ATACTGAATCAGCCAGAGCATCGAGACGGCAACTTAAAGAAGCGATTTATGCTTCCCTTTTCGACTTGAATGTTCCTTCTGTTTGTGCTGTCAACCAG GCGACTCTAGCTTTATATGCTGCGAAACGAACTTCTGGAATAGTGGTTAATATAGGTTTTCAAGTCACATCGGTAGTTCCAA TTTTTAATGGTAAAGTAATGCGCAAGATCGGTGTGGAAGTTTTGGGATTCGGAGCGCTGAAAGTTACGGGATTTCTCAAGGAAAAGATGCAACTGAATAATCTAAATTTTCAATCTTTATACACCGTTCGCGCTTTGAAAGAG AATCTATGCTACGTAGCTCTTGATTACGAAGCGGAGCTATTGAAGAAAAACACACAAGCATCGTTTCAAGCTGCGGGAGATGGATTGTTTACACTTTCGAAAGAACGGTTTCAGACGGCAGAGGTTTTATTCAAGCCGCATCTTGCTGGAAT GCAAGAAATGGGTTTGCACCATGCTATAGCTCTCTGTATGGAGCATTGCCATTGTGCAGATTTACCGGGCGAAAGTGATTGGTACAAAACTGTCGTTTTATCGGGAGGAACCGCATGTTTGCCAGGTTTGGCAG AAAGATTAGAAAAGGAACTCCATAGCTTACTTCCTCCATTCGTGTCGAATGGAATTCGAGTCACACCTCCTCCATACGGCGTCGACACTCCATGGTTTGGAGCGAAAATGATTGGCAAT TTGAGCACATTTCCCGGTCCTTGGTGTGTGGAAAAATCGAAGTTTCGCCAGAAGCCTAGACTCAGTCTCATATGGTGA
- the LOC127086095 gene encoding actin-related protein 8 isoform X3 encodes MINVIVRTKLIDRKEFGNIESPMYTRLRHFFATIYNRMQVKPNNQPVIVSIPICHYEDTESARASRRQLKEAIYASLFDLNVPSVCAVNQATLALYAAKRTSGIVVNIGFQVTSVVPIFNGKVMRKIGVEVLGFGALKVTGFLKEKMQLNNLNFQSLYTVRALKENLCYVALDYEAELLKKNTQASFQAAGDGLFTLSKERFQTAEVLFKPHLAGMQEMGLHHAIALCMEHCHCADLPGESDWYKTVVLSGGTACLPGLAERLEKELHSLLPPFVSNGIRVTPPPYGVDTPWFGAKMIGNLSTFPGPWCVEKSKFRQKPRLSLIW; translated from the exons ATGATTAATGTGATTGTTAGGACTAAGTTGATCGACCGAA AGGAATTCGGCAACATTGAGTCGCCAATGTATACTAGACTTCGACATTTTTTCGCAACTATTTATAACAG GATGCAGGTGAAACCGAATAATCAACCGGTTATTGTTTCTATACCGATATGCCATTATGAAG ATACTGAATCAGCCAGAGCATCGAGACGGCAACTTAAAGAAGCGATTTATGCTTCCCTTTTCGACTTGAATGTTCCTTCTGTTTGTGCTGTCAACCAG GCGACTCTAGCTTTATATGCTGCGAAACGAACTTCTGGAATAGTGGTTAATATAGGTTTTCAAGTCACATCGGTAGTTCCAA TTTTTAATGGTAAAGTAATGCGCAAGATCGGTGTGGAAGTTTTGGGATTCGGAGCGCTGAAAGTTACGGGATTTCTCAAGGAAAAGATGCAACTGAATAATCTAAATTTTCAATCTTTATACACCGTTCGCGCTTTGAAAGAG AATCTATGCTACGTAGCTCTTGATTACGAAGCGGAGCTATTGAAGAAAAACACACAAGCATCGTTTCAAGCTGCGGGAGATGGATTGTTTACACTTTCGAAAGAACGGTTTCAGACGGCAGAGGTTTTATTCAAGCCGCATCTTGCTGGAAT GCAAGAAATGGGTTTGCACCATGCTATAGCTCTCTGTATGGAGCATTGCCATTGTGCAGATTTACCGGGCGAAAGTGATTGGTACAAAACTGTCGTTTTATCGGGAGGAACCGCATGTTTGCCAGGTTTGGCAG AAAGATTAGAAAAGGAACTCCATAGCTTACTTCCTCCATTCGTGTCGAATGGAATTCGAGTCACACCTCCTCCATACGGCGTCGACACTCCATGGTTTGGAGCGAAAATGATTGGCAAT TTGAGCACATTTCCCGGTCCTTGGTGTGTGGAAAAATCGAAGTTTCGCCAGAAGCCTAGACTCAGTCTCATATGGTGA